One genomic segment of Thalassospiraceae bacterium LMO-SO8 includes these proteins:
- a CDS encoding DnaJ C-terminal domain-containing protein — translation MKDAYKILGVAKNATPDQIKSAYRKAARERHPDLDPGNPWAEDDFKELTAAYEVLSNADRRKRYDDGEIDATGQPLTGQGTAGYDAKGRAKTRRWRKDPFETFRQKKRQEKAVTVDGANVNYSLTLSAAEAMQGGTKFISMTNGKRLKVAIPKDTRDGQVLRLKEQGMPGLGGGKPGDALVIVKVDADGRFRIDGRDVHVEVPVDLADAVLGGKIKAPTLDGEVSVTVPENANTGTVLRLKGKGLKDADGGEPGDQFVTLKVVLPKKPDPELRAFVAEWAKKTGARAS, via the coding sequence ATGAAGGATGCCTATAAGATTCTCGGCGTCGCCAAGAACGCTACGCCGGACCAGATCAAGTCCGCCTACCGCAAGGCGGCGCGCGAGCGCCACCCCGACCTGGACCCCGGCAACCCTTGGGCCGAAGACGATTTCAAGGAACTGACCGCCGCCTACGAGGTGCTGTCCAACGCCGACCGGCGCAAACGCTATGACGACGGTGAAATCGACGCGACCGGCCAACCCCTGACCGGCCAGGGAACGGCGGGCTATGACGCCAAGGGCCGGGCCAAGACCCGGCGCTGGAGGAAGGATCCGTTTGAGACCTTTCGCCAGAAGAAACGCCAGGAAAAGGCCGTCACGGTCGACGGCGCCAACGTCAACTATTCCCTGACGCTGAGTGCCGCCGAAGCCATGCAGGGCGGCACCAAGTTCATCAGCATGACCAACGGCAAGCGCCTGAAGGTCGCCATTCCCAAGGACACCCGCGACGGCCAGGTATTGCGCCTGAAGGAACAGGGCATGCCCGGCCTGGGCGGCGGCAAGCCCGGCGACGCGCTGGTCATCGTCAAGGTCGACGCCGACGGGCGATTCCGCATCGACGGCCGCGACGTTCATGTCGAGGTGCCCGTTGATCTGGCGGACGCGGTCCTGGGCGGCAAGATCAAGGCCCCGACCCTGGACGGCGAGGTCAGCGTCACCGTGCCCGAAAATGCCAACACGGGCACGGTTCTGCGCCTCAAGGGCAAGGGCCTGAAGGATGCGGACGGCGGCGAGCCCGGCGACCAGTTCGTGACCCTGAAGGTCGTGTTGCCCAAGAAACCCGATCCAGAATTGCGCGCCTTCGTCGCGGAATGGGCGAAGAAGACCGGCGCCCGCGCGTCCTAG
- a CDS encoding YihY family inner membrane protein: MRRFQGDQCLRMAASLSYTSLLAAVPLTAIAFAMLAAFPVFEGVRESFQDVLFANFLPDAAESMREHFDKFVRNTTTLSAVGIIALALTAVLLLGTIESALNTIFRVTRPRRLGPRLLVFWAIITLGPLLLGASFSLSAYFFAATQWIGVDPATGVLGEAAKLLPTLIMMVLLTMFYVTIPNRPVAFAGAVIGAVAAGLMIAVLRKGFGFYVTHFPTYQNIYGALSAVPIFLIWMYLSWAVVLLGATLTATISEWREAGGRPVHLSSSPSSRLTAAVSVLACLFARSREGGGASRRELVRAARVSLSVLEPLLETLRGEGYVERTSRNAWVLCRDLHTVTLYDLYRDLGLGISDIDETLKGGGWQAALAAQLGGLRARNAEAMAMPVAEILEASEDGGAGKEAASLKSVS, translated from the coding sequence TTGCGGCGGTTCCAGGGCGATCAATGCCTGCGCATGGCGGCGTCGCTCAGCTATACCTCGCTCCTGGCCGCCGTGCCGCTGACGGCGATTGCCTTCGCCATGTTGGCGGCTTTCCCGGTGTTCGAGGGCGTGCGCGAAAGCTTTCAGGACGTGCTGTTCGCCAATTTCCTGCCCGATGCGGCGGAATCCATGCGCGAACATTTCGACAAGTTCGTGCGCAACACCACGACCCTGTCGGCGGTCGGGATCATCGCCCTGGCACTGACGGCGGTCCTGCTTCTGGGCACCATCGAATCGGCGCTGAATACCATCTTCCGCGTTACCCGGCCGCGCCGCCTGGGGCCGCGCCTCCTGGTGTTCTGGGCGATCATCACCTTGGGTCCGCTGCTGCTGGGCGCCAGTTTCTCCCTGTCGGCCTATTTCTTCGCGGCGACCCAATGGATCGGCGTCGACCCCGCGACGGGCGTCCTGGGCGAGGCGGCGAAGCTGCTGCCGACCCTCATCATGATGGTGCTGCTGACCATGTTCTACGTGACCATCCCGAACCGGCCCGTGGCCTTCGCCGGGGCGGTTATCGGGGCGGTCGCGGCCGGGCTCATGATCGCGGTGCTGCGCAAGGGCTTTGGGTTTTACGTCACCCATTTCCCGACCTACCAGAACATCTACGGCGCACTGTCGGCGGTGCCGATCTTCCTGATCTGGATGTACCTGTCCTGGGCCGTGGTGCTGCTGGGCGCGACCCTGACCGCGACCATCTCCGAATGGCGGGAGGCCGGCGGCCGGCCCGTGCATCTGTCGAGTTCCCCATCATCGCGCCTGACGGCGGCCGTGTCCGTGCTGGCCTGCCTGTTCGCCCGAAGCCGCGAGGGCGGAGGGGCGAGCCGCCGCGAACTGGTGCGCGCCGCCCGGGTCTCGCTGTCGGTGTTGGAGCCGCTGCTGGAGACATTGCGCGGCGAGGGGTATGTGGAGCGCACCTCGCGCAACGCCTGGGTGCTGTGCCGCGACCTGCACACGGTGACCCTCTATGATCTCTACCGGGACCTGGGCCTGGGCATCAGCGACATCGACGAAACCCTGAAGGGCGGCGGCTGGCAGGCGGCCCTGGCGGCGCAACTGGGCGGCCTGCGCGCGCGCAACGCCGAAGCCATGGCCATGCCGGTGGCGGAAATCCTGGAAGCGTCGGAAGACGGCGGGGCCGGCAAGGAAGCGGCGTCCCTGAAAAGCGTTTCCTAG
- the fabI gene encoding enoyl-ACP reductase FabI has protein sequence MASASPLMSGKKGLVMGVANDRSIAWGIAKAAHDQGAELAFTYQGDALQKRVAPLADSVGSDLVLPCDVTDMTSVDAVFDAIGAKWGKLDFVIHAIAYSDKEELKGGYIDTTLDNFLKTMNISCYSFTAVAQRARKLMTEGGSLITLTYFGAERVMPHYNVMGVAKAALEASVRYLAEDLGKEGIRVNSLSAGPMKTLAASGIGDFRYILKWNEYNSPLRRNVTLEDVGGAGLYLVSDLSSGVTGETHHVDCGYNIVGMKAVDAPDISVV, from the coding sequence ATGGCTTCTGCATCGCCGTTGATGTCCGGTAAGAAGGGCCTGGTCATGGGCGTGGCCAACGACCGTTCCATCGCCTGGGGCATTGCCAAGGCCGCCCACGACCAGGGTGCCGAATTGGCCTTCACCTATCAGGGCGACGCCCTTCAGAAGCGCGTGGCGCCGCTCGCGGACAGCGTCGGCTCGGACCTTGTCCTGCCCTGCGACGTGACCGACATGACCTCCGTCGATGCCGTGTTCGACGCCATCGGCGCGAAATGGGGCAAGCTGGATTTCGTCATCCACGCCATCGCCTATTCGGACAAGGAAGAGCTCAAGGGCGGCTATATCGACACCACCCTGGATAACTTCCTGAAAACCATGAATATTTCCTGCTATTCGTTCACCGCTGTGGCGCAGCGCGCGCGCAAGCTGATGACCGAAGGCGGATCGCTGATCACCCTGACCTATTTCGGGGCCGAACGCGTGATGCCGCACTACAACGTCATGGGCGTGGCCAAGGCCGCGCTGGAAGCCAGCGTGCGGTACCTCGCCGAAGACCTGGGCAAGGAAGGCATCCGCGTGAACTCCCTGTCCGCCGGGCCCATGAAGACCCTGGCCGCCTCGGGCATCGGCGATTTCCGCTATATCCTGAAGTGGAACGAATACAATTCACCGCTGCGCCGCAACGTGACCCTGGAAGACGTCGGCGGCGCCGGGCTTTACCTGGTGTCCGACCTGTCGTCGGGCGTCACGGGCGAAACCCACCACGTCGATTGCGGCTACAACATCGTGGGCATGAAGGCCGTCGACGCGCCGGATATTTCGGTCGTCTGA
- the aroC gene encoding chorismate synthase, which produces MSHNSFGHLFRFTTFGESHGPALGCVVDGCPPGLSLTEADIQVHLDKRRPGQSKYTTQRQEPDQVKILSGVFDGVTTGTPIGLLIENMDQRSKDYSEISEKFRPGHADYTYWKKYGIRDYRGGGRSSARETAMRVAAGAVARKILGPGITIKAGLVVMGEKEIDRARLDWNEVNNNPFFCPDAQAAEEFATYLEGIRKAGSSVGGVIEVVASGVPAGLGAPIYGKLDQDLASAMMSINAVKGVEIGNGFEAARITGEENADEIRAKGNDVEFLSNNAGGILGGISSGQDVVCRFAVKPTSSILTPRKTVTKSGEDTEISTKGRHDPCVGIRAVPIGEAMMACVLADHLLRHKAQCG; this is translated from the coding sequence ATGTCCCACAATTCTTTCGGCCATCTGTTCCGCTTCACGACCTTCGGCGAAAGCCATGGGCCCGCGCTCGGCTGCGTGGTCGATGGTTGCCCGCCGGGGCTGAGCCTGACCGAGGCCGACATCCAGGTTCATCTCGACAAGCGCCGTCCTGGGCAATCGAAGTACACCACCCAGCGCCAGGAACCCGATCAGGTGAAAATCCTGTCCGGTGTGTTCGACGGCGTGACCACCGGCACGCCCATCGGCCTGCTGATCGAGAACATGGACCAGCGGTCAAAGGATTATTCGGAGATTTCCGAGAAATTCCGCCCGGGCCACGCCGACTACACCTATTGGAAAAAGTACGGCATCCGCGATTACCGCGGCGGCGGCCGGTCTTCCGCGCGGGAGACCGCCATGCGCGTCGCCGCCGGCGCCGTGGCGCGCAAGATCCTGGGCCCCGGCATCACCATCAAGGCCGGCCTCGTCGTCATGGGCGAGAAGGAAATCGACCGCGCGCGCCTGGACTGGAACGAAGTGAACAACAACCCCTTCTTCTGCCCCGATGCCCAGGCGGCCGAGGAATTCGCGACCTACCTGGAAGGCATCCGCAAGGCGGGGTCTTCCGTCGGCGGCGTGATCGAGGTCGTGGCCTCGGGCGTGCCCGCCGGGCTGGGTGCCCCGATCTACGGCAAGCTGGATCAGGACCTGGCCTCGGCCATGATGAGCATCAACGCGGTCAAGGGTGTGGAGATCGGCAACGGCTTCGAAGCCGCGCGGATTACCGGCGAGGAAAACGCCGACGAAATCCGCGCGAAGGGCAACGACGTCGAGTTCCTGTCCAACAACGCGGGCGGCATCCTGGGCGGCATTTCATCGGGCCAGGACGTCGTGTGCCGCTTCGCCGTCAAGCCGACGTCGTCGATCCTGACGCCGCGCAAGACCGTGACCAAGTCCGGCGAGGACACCGAGATTTCCACCAAGGGCCGCCACGACCCCTGCGTCGGCATCCGCGCCGTGCCCATCGGCGAGGCCATGATGGCCTGCGTCCTGGCCGACCATCTGCTGCGCCACAAGGCGCAGTGCGGGTAA
- a CDS encoding mandelate racemase/muconate lactonizing enzyme family protein, which translates to MRIIDICEVTKPISSPIRNAYIDFTKMTTSLVAVVTDVERDGRRVVGYGFNSNGRYGQGGLIRERFRDRILEADPKSLLNDDGDNLDPHRVWAAMMTNEKPGGHGERSVAVGTIDMAVWDATAKIAGLPLFRLLAQMKGREADPRVFVYAAGGYYYPGKDDTQLCAEMRGYLNRGYNVVKMKIGGAAIDEDRRRIEAVLREIDGEAQLAVDANGRFDLETAVAYAKMLRDYPLFWYEEAGDPLDYALQAALAEFYPGPMATGENLFSHQDARNLLRYGGMRPDRDWLQFDCALAYGLVEYLRTLDELDKAGWSPSRCVPHGGHQMSLNIAAGLGLGGNESYPDLFQPYGGFPDTVKVEDGHIVMPDLPGIGFEGKSDLIKVMRELAE; encoded by the coding sequence ATGCGCATCATCGACATTTGCGAGGTCACCAAGCCGATCTCGTCGCCCATCCGCAACGCCTATATCGACTTCACCAAGATGACGACCAGCCTGGTCGCCGTGGTCACGGACGTGGAGCGCGACGGGCGGCGGGTGGTCGGCTACGGCTTCAATTCCAACGGCCGCTACGGCCAGGGCGGGCTGATCCGCGAACGGTTCCGCGACCGCATCCTGGAGGCCGATCCCAAGAGCCTGCTGAACGACGACGGCGACAACCTGGACCCGCACCGCGTCTGGGCCGCGATGATGACCAACGAAAAACCGGGCGGCCACGGCGAGCGCTCCGTCGCCGTCGGCACCATCGACATGGCGGTGTGGGACGCCACGGCCAAGATCGCGGGCCTGCCCCTGTTCCGCCTGCTGGCCCAAATGAAGGGCCGCGAGGCCGACCCCCGGGTTTTCGTCTACGCCGCCGGCGGCTACTACTACCCCGGCAAGGACGACACGCAGCTCTGCGCCGAAATGCGGGGCTACCTCAACCGCGGCTACAACGTGGTGAAGATGAAGATCGGGGGTGCCGCCATCGACGAGGACCGCCGCCGCATCGAGGCGGTGCTGCGCGAGATCGACGGCGAGGCGCAGCTGGCCGTCGACGCCAACGGCCGGTTCGATCTGGAGACCGCCGTCGCCTACGCCAAGATGCTGCGGGATTATCCGCTGTTCTGGTACGAGGAAGCGGGTGATCCGCTCGACTACGCCCTGCAGGCGGCGCTGGCCGAGTTCTATCCCGGCCCCATGGCAACGGGGGAAAACCTGTTCTCCCACCAGGACGCCCGGAACCTGCTGCGCTATGGCGGCATGCGGCCCGACCGCGACTGGCTGCAGTTCGACTGCGCCCTCGCCTACGGCCTGGTCGAATACCTGCGCACGCTGGACGAACTGGACAAGGCCGGCTGGTCGCCCAGCCGCTGCGTGCCCCACGGCGGACATCAGATGTCCCTGAACATCGCGGCGGGCCTGGGCCTGGGCGGCAACGAAAGCTACCCCGACCTGTTCCAGCCCTATGGCGGGTTCCCCGACACGGTCAAGGTCGAGGACGGCCATATCGTCATGCCGGACCTGCCGGGCATCGGCTTCGAGGGCAAGTCGGATTTGATCAAGGTGATGCGCGAGCTGGCGGAATAA
- a CDS encoding NnrU family protein yields the protein MIWLILGLVLWSAAHLFKRVLPGPRAALGNKGRGLVALGVLVSLGLMIMGYRVAETEVLYALPMWTWHLNNAAMLIALFLMDIGRVRGIVRTKVRHPMLWGVTIWAAAHLLVNGDTASLVLFGGLGLWALVEMAVINRAEGPWTPPERGSYAKDGMMFAAALALYAAIAAVHYWLGYPVIAFLN from the coding sequence ATGATCTGGCTCATCCTCGGGCTCGTTCTTTGGAGCGCCGCCCATCTGTTCAAACGGGTTCTGCCCGGCCCACGCGCGGCCCTGGGCAACAAGGGGCGGGGATTGGTGGCGCTCGGGGTGCTGGTCAGCCTGGGCCTGATGATCATGGGCTACCGGGTGGCGGAGACGGAAGTTCTCTATGCCTTGCCGATGTGGACCTGGCACCTCAACAACGCGGCCATGCTGATCGCCTTGTTCCTCATGGACATCGGCCGGGTGAGGGGTATCGTGCGCACCAAGGTCCGCCATCCCATGCTGTGGGGCGTGACGATCTGGGCCGCCGCCCATTTGCTGGTCAACGGCGATACGGCCTCGCTCGTGCTGTTCGGCGGCCTGGGTCTGTGGGCGCTGGTCGAGATGGCCGTCATCAACCGGGCCGAGGGGCCGTGGACGCCGCCGGAGCGCGGCAGCTACGCCAAGGACGGCATGATGTTCGCCGCCGCCCTGGCGCTCTACGCCGCCATCGCCGCCGTTCACTATTGGTTGGGCTATCCGGTGATCGCGTTTCTCAACTGA